In a genomic window of Cuculus canorus isolate bCucCan1 chromosome Z, bCucCan1.pri, whole genome shotgun sequence:
- the GCNT1 gene encoding beta-1,3-galactosyl-O-glycosyl-glycoprotein beta-1,6-N-acetylglucosaminyltransferase — protein MLKRKLRFCHNSRFRLFLGLTLILVIISVLKVNQKQDFLNRRHLELTKEDPIGNVNCTKIIEGDIEEIQKVKLETLSVSFKKRPRLTTNDYINMTADCASFTKTRKYIMEPLSSEEAEFPIAYSIVVYHKIEMLDRLLRSIYAPQNFYCIHVDKKSPESFFSAVKGIVSCFDNVFISSQLESVVYASWSRVQADINCMKDLYRRSSNWKYLINLCGMDFPIKTNQEIVEKLKALKGENSLETEKMPVYKEVRWKKHHEIINGKIKNTGADKQPPPLSTPIFSGSAYFVVSRRFVEYVLESSKILKFIEWAKDTYSPDEYLWATIQRIPEVPGAVSSSDKYDVSDMNALARFVKWQYFEGDVSKGAPYPPCSGVHVRSVCVFGAGDLNWMLRNHHFFANKFDTDVDPFAVKCLEEYLRHKALYVQKN, from the coding sequence ATGCTGAAGAGGAAATTACGGTTTTGTCACAACTCGCGGTTCAGGCTTTTCTTGGGTCTGACTCTTATTTTAGtaatcatttcagttttgaaagttAACCAGAAACAAGATTTCTTAAATCGGAGACATCTAGAGCTGACAAAAGAAGACCCTATTGGCAATGTTAACTGCACCAAGATTATAGAGGGGGATATAGAAGAAATTCAAAAGGTAAAGCTTGAGACATTGTCAGTGTCTTTCAAGAAGCGCCCCAGACTAACAACAAATGATTATATTAACATGACAGCAGACTGTGCCTCCTTCACCAAGACTAGGAAATACATCATGGAACCTCTCAGCAGTGAAGAAGCAGAATTTCCAATTGCTTACTCAATAGTGGTTTATCACAAAATTGAGATGCTTGATAGACTTCTAAGATCAATCTATGCTCCTCAGAATTTCTACTGTATTCATGTTGACAAAAAGTCTccagaatcttttttttctgctgtgaagggAATAGTCTCGTGTTTTGATAACGTCTTTATTTCTAGCCAGTTAGAGAGTGTTGTATATGCTTCATGGAGCAGGGTGCAGGCAGATATTAACTGCATGAAAGATCTCTACAGAAGAAGTTCAAACTGGAAATACCTAATAAACCTCTGTGGCATGGACTTTCCTATAAAGACCAACCAGGAAATAgtagagaaattaaaagctCTTAAAGGTGAAAACagcttggaaacagaaaaaatgccTGTTTATAAAGAAGTAAGGTGGAAAAAACACCATGAGATTATCAATGGTAAAATAAAGAACACAGGCGCAGACAAACAACCACCACCTCTCAGTACTCCAATTTTTTCTGGTAGTGCCTATTTTGTAGTTAGCAGAAGATTTGTAGAATATGTAttagaaagcagtaaaatactTAAGTTCATTGAGTGGGCAAAAGACACTTACAGCCCAGATGAGTATCTGTGGGCAACAATTCAGAGAATCCCTGAAGTCCCTGGTGCAGTTTCTTCTAGTGATAAGTACGACGTTTCTGACATGAATGCACTGGCCAGGTTTGTCAAGTGGCAGTACTTTGAAGGTGACGTGTCTAAAGGTGCACCCTATCCACCATGCAGTGGAGTTCACGTTCGGTCTGTCTGTGTTTTTGGGGCAGGAGACCTGAACTGGATGCTACGTAACCACCATTTCTTTGCTAATAAGTTTGATACTGATGTTGACCCTTTTGCAGTGAAATGTTTGGAAGAGTATTTGCGGCACAAAGCTTTGTATGTgcaaaagaactga